One window of the Eucalyptus grandis isolate ANBG69807.140 chromosome 8, ASM1654582v1, whole genome shotgun sequence genome contains the following:
- the LOC104456103 gene encoding low affinity inorganic phosphate transporter 1, translating to MAKEQLKVLNALDSAKTQWYHFTAIIIAGMGFFTDAYDLFCISIVTSLLGRLYYTVPGSSTPGTLPSNVTSAVTGVALSGTLAGQIFFGWLGDKMGRKRVYGVTLMLMIFCSIASGLSFGKEAKGVIATLCFFRFWLGFGIGGDYPLSATIMSEYANKKTRGAFIAAVFAMQGFGILAGGAVSIIVSAAFKAAYPAPAYDVNPSLSTVPQADYVWRIILMFGAVPAALTYYWRMKMPETARYTALVAKNAQQAAADMSKVLRVDLEAEPEKVEPREQGNDFGLFSKQFVQRHGLHLLGTTTTWFLLDIAFYSQNLFQKDIYTSIGWLPAAEKMSAIEEVYRIGRAQSLIALCATVPGYWFTVALIDKMGRFAIQLMGFFFMTVFMFALAIPYNHWKSPGNSTGFLIMYSLTFFFANFGPNATTFVVPAEIFPARFRSTCHGISAAAGKAGSLLGTFGFVYAVDGIGIKKTMMILGATNCLGVVFTFLVPEAKGLSLEEISGEDEEGDAAEVRTVTV from the coding sequence ATGGCTAAAGAACAACTGAAGGTGCTCAATGCCCTCGATTCAGCCAAAACACAATGGTACCATTTCACGGCGATTATCATCGCCGGCATGGGCTTCTTCACCGATGCATATGACCTCTTCTGCATATCCATCGTGACGTCACTCCTCGGCCGCCTGTACTACACCGTGCCGGGTTCGTCCACCCCAGGCACTCTGCCTTCCAACGTGACGTCAGCGGTCACTGGGGTCGCCTTGAGCGGGACCCTTGCAGGCCAGATCTTCTTTGGGTGGTTGGGGGACAAGATGGGCCGGAAGAGGGTCTACGGCGTGACCCTCATGCTCATGATCTTCTGTTCCATCGCCTCGGGGCTCTCCTTCGGTAAGGAAGCGAAAGGGGTGATAGCAACCCTTTGCTTCTTCAGGTTTTGGCTTGGATTTGGAATTGGTGGGGACTACCCCCTTTCCGCCACCATCATGTCGGAGTACGCGAACAAGAAGACTCGTGGTGCCTTCATTGCGGCTGTCTTCGCAATGCAGGGCTTCGGGATTTTGGCTGGTGGTGCAGTCAGTATAATTGTCTCCGCGGCCTTTAAGGCTGCATATCCTGCTCCGGCCTATGACGTCAATCCAAGCCTCTCCACTGTCCCCCAAGCCGACTATGTGTGGCGGATAATTTTGATGTTCGGTGCGGTTCCAGCAGCTCTAACATATTACTGGCGGATGAAAATGCCCGAAACAGCTCGTTACACCGCTCTAGTTGCCAAGAACGCCCAGCAAGCTGCAGCCGACATGTCGAAGGTTCTCCGAGTTGATTTGGAAGCAGAGCCGGAGAAAGTCGAGCCGCGGGAGCAAGGGAACGACTTTGGCTTGTTCTCGAAGCAGTTCGTCCAACGCCACGGACTCCACTTGCTCGGTACTACAACCACCTGGTTCCTCTTGGACATTGCCTTCTATAGCCAGAACCTTTTCCAGAAAGACATCTACACGTCCATCGGTTGGCTTCCAGCGGCGGAAAAAATGAGTGCCATAGAAGAGGTGTACCGGATTGGGCGTGCACAGAGCCTGATCGCTCTGTGCGCCACAGTCCCAGGGTACTGGTTCACGGTGGCACTCATCGACAAGATGGGAAGGTTCGCAATACAATTGatgggcttcttcttcatgaCAGTGTTCATGTTTGCTTTGGCCATCCCATACAACCACTGGAAATCGCCTGGCAATAGTACTGGGTTCCTGATCATGTACTCTCTCACGTTCTTCTTTGCAAACTTTGGGCCCAATGCCACCACATTTGTGGTCCCCGCCGAGATCTTCCCAGCAAGGTTTAGGTCGACGTGCCACGGCATATCTGCAGCAGCTGGCAAGGCCGGGTCCTTGTTGGGCACATTTGGTTTTGTGTATGCAGTAGACGGGATCGGCATTAAGAAGACCATGATGATACTCGGCGCGACCAACTGCCTCGGGGTGGTCTTCACGTTCTTGGTACCGGAGGCGAAGGGCCTTTCGCTTGAGGAAATTTCTGGAGAGGATGAAGAAGGAGATGCAGCCGAGGTGAGGACTGTCACTGTTTGA
- the LOC104456104 gene encoding low affinity inorganic phosphate transporter 1: MAKEQLQVLNALDGAKTQWYHFTAIIIAGMGFFTDAYDLFCISLVTKLLGRLYYTEPGSPTPGTLPSNVSAAVNGVAFCGTLAGQIFFGWLGDKMGRKRVYGMTLMLMVLCSIASGLSFGKEANGVMATLCFFRFWLGFGIGGDYPLSATIMSEYANKKTRGAFIAAVFAMQGFGILAGGMVAIVVSSVFKARYPAPAYEDNPGLSTIPQADFVWRMILMFGALPAALTYYWRMKMPETARYTALVAKNAKQAAADMSKVLQVDLEAEPEKVQPKAQGNDFGLFSRQFVRRHGLHLLGTTSTWFLLDIAFYSQNLFQKDVFTAIGWIPKAKTMNAIEELYRIGRAQTLIALCSTVPGYWFTVALIDKIGRFAIQLMGFFFMTVFMFALAIPYHHWTLPDNRLGFVIMYSLTFFFANFGPNATTFVVPAEIFPARLRSTCHGISAAAGKAGAMVGAFGFLYAANGIGVRKVLIILGVINFLGMVFTFLVPESKGRSLEEMSGENEEENAA, from the coding sequence ATGGCTAAGGAACAGCTGCAGGTGCTCAATGCCCTTGATGGAGCCAAAACACAATGGTACCACTTCACGGCGATCATCATCGCCGGCATGGGCTTCTTCACTGACGCGTACGACCTATTCTGCATCTCCCTCGTGACGAAGCTCCTCGGCCGCCTGTACTACACCGAGCCAGGCTCGCCCACCCCGGGCACTCTGCCTTCCAATGTGTCGGCGGCGGTCAACGGGGTCGCCTTCTGCGGGACCCTTGCAGGCCAGATCTTCTTCGGGTGGTTGGGCGACAAGATGGGCCGGAAGCGGGTGTACGGCATGACCCTCATGCTCATGGTCCTCTGTTCCATTGCCTCGGGCCTCTCCTTCGGTAAGGAAGCAAACGGGGTGATGGCAACCCTTTGCTTCTTCAGGTTCTGGCTCGGGTTCGGCATTGGCGGGGACTACCCTCTTTCCGCCACCATCATGTCCGAGTATGCGAACAAGAAGACTCGTGGTGCCTTCATCGCAGCCGTTTTCGCAATGCAGGGTTTTGGGATTTTAGCTGGAGGGATGGTTGCTATAGTTGTCTCCTCGGTCTTCAAGGCTAGATATCCCGCTCCGGCCTATGAAGACAATCCAGGCCTCTCCACCATCCCGCAAGCTGACTTCGTGTGGCGGATGATTTTGATGTTCGGTGCGCTTCCGGCCGCTCTCACATATTACTGGCGGATGAAAATGCCCGAAACAGCTCGTTACACCGCTCTAGTGGCCAAGAATGCCAAGCAAGCCGCAGCCGACATGTCGAAGGTTCTCCAAGTCGATTTGGAAGCAGAGCCAGAGAAGGTCCAGCCAAAGGCGCAAGGGAACGACTTTGGCTTGTTCTCGAGACAGTTCGTCCGGCGCCACGGGCTCCACCTGCTCGGCACGACAAGCACCTGGTTCCTGTTGGACATCGCCTTCTATAGCCAGAACCTTTTCCAGAAAGACGTCTTCACGGCCATCGGTTGGATTCCAAAGGCGAAAACCATGAACGCCATAGAAGAGTTGTACCGGATTGGGCGTGCCCAGACCTTGATCGCCCTCTGCAGCACGGTCCCAGGGTACTGGTTCACGGTGGCGCTCATCGACAAGATCGGGAGGTTCGCGATCCAACTGatgggcttcttcttcatgaCAGTGTTCATGTTCGCTCTGGCCATCCCTTACCATCACTGGACCTTGCCGGACAATCGACTCGGGTTCGTGATCATGTACTCACTCACCTTCTTCTTCGCAAACTTCGGCCCCAACGCCACCACATTCGTGGTCCCCGCGGAGATCTTCCCAGCGCGGCTCAGGTCGACGTGTCATGGCATATCCGCCGCGGCCGGCAAGGCCGGGGCCATGGTGGGCGCTTTCGGCTTCCTGTATGCAGCAAACGGGATTGGCGTCAGGAAGGTCCTGATCATCCTTGGCGTGATCAACTTCCTTGGGATGGTCTTCACCTTTCTGGTGCCGGAGTCGAAGGGCCGTTCCCTCGAGGAAATGTCTGGAGAGAACGAGGAAGAGAATGCAGCCTAG